A stretch of DNA from Leguminivora glycinivorella isolate SPB_JAAS2020 chromosome 12, LegGlyc_1.1, whole genome shotgun sequence:
CAGTATATTATTTTCTAGATTTAAAACATTttctcttttttaacccccgacgcaaaaacgacggggtgttataagtttgacgtgtctgtctgtctgtggcatcgtagctcccgaacggatgaaccaatttagatttagttttttttatttgaaagctgcgttagtcgggagtgttcttagccatgtttcatgaaaatcggtccactaggtcgcggtcgggggtttttcaaaattttaattttttcaaatcAACGTTCATCAAAATTCAAAtcaagacagacagacagacacgtcaaacttataacaccccttcgtttttgcgtgggggttaaaaattcattatacgcgatttaatcggcttccgtagttttatttcatatatatataaaaatcttCTCCCAATTCATCTCCCTCCGGAAAACCCCCCAATATGCTGAACTTATTCTCTGGGCATAGGAAAAGCCCGCCCTAGGGTCACCTGAGATGCCCACTAGCCGAACTGACACCTCTGTGTTTCCACTGCAAGCGCTGTAAACTCGTATTCATTCATTAAGAACAACTACTTGCGACGCTTGAGAGTCTGTGCCAGACCCAGGCTTCTGCGTAGACCCTTCAATCAACGCTAAAGGGCTCCTTGGCATCAGGATGCAGCCATCAATCTTCTTGCCGTCCCCTTCAGAGGCCCGATGGCTCCAAAGTGAAGAATGGTGCCAAGGTTGCGAGAAGCAAGTGCATGTAAccattaaaatataaaagtatAAGTTTCCACATTCTTGTCTTTCTTctttacttttcattttatttgtctttttagttatttgtggtccctgatagggtaaaggcctcctccaagcTTTGCCATTTTACTCTGTTCTGAGCGGTGTCCATCCAGTTGGAGGTTAAGGAACTGGatggatatttatttattataagaaatcaaGTCACCTGGGGATGTGGCAGCAACATTTGTACTGGTTGTACTGGCCAGTTGGCAGTTATTTAGTGACTCTACAGTATCTGCCTTTTTCTTTCTTGTATACTGCCTTATTATCTGCAAATTTAAATGTTTCTCTTTTCAGTCCATTTCTTaagagtaaaagaaaaaaatatacagttaaaAACACTGCAGTGTAGCAAAGTTTGTCATCtttattacaataatattaatagcTGCAAGATCTTTACCTTATTAACAAAACATAGAAATTTATTAGATCTAGTTCTTCATTTCTTATTTGAATTGTGTATGGTTTCAGTAGTGATAACGTACATTATTATCAAATTCAATTGAAGGTGATTGATTATACAGAGAGCATATTATATGAAAATCTTCTGATTTACATATATGGGTTGTATTTCCTAGGCTTGTTTCGCATCCAAAAAAACGTGTGTTTCCTGGTGAATCGCGATAAATTgagattagagatgggccgaatatttggtaaatattcggtatccaGCATATTcataagtttttcaatgttcgtattcggccgaatagttcggttatattgcTGAATACTTACCgcataaacaaagtaaataaatagcgtaagttgtttggTAATTCATGGGAAAATTACATACATGGTTTCAGCTCAACCTGCTGACAATAAACGCCTCTAAAACATCGTACAtgatatttaaatccaaaactAAAAAATATCCTACATTTAACCCATTAACTGTTAACAATACCTTAATCAAACAATCGGCACAAGAGAAGTACCTAGGTCTCATACTAGATGATGGCCTTACGTGGACTGCTCACATAAAACAAATTAAGTCAAAGTTGATTTCTATTCTGGCATCCATTAGAAATATTGTTACTTTAATTCCTTACCAAGTACGCtgtaatatatataattcaCTGATAAAATCCCGGTTGAACTATCTTATCGAAGTTTGGGGCAGTGCCTGTAAAACTAATCTTAAAGAAATCCAAATAATccaaaacaaattaataaaaaaactttttcattttGATCATTTAACACCTACAACAACAGTTTATTCCAAAACTAAGCTAATGAGCATAAATCAACTATATTTTTACAATACCAATTTACTAATAAGGAACATACTGCACAAAGAAGTACACTGTCAAATCTCATTTAAAACCAACAAAGAAAGTGGCAAAAGAAATCTTCGAAGTGCAAACAATCTATGCTTACCCTTTGCGCGGACTAAAAACTTCGGTAATAAAAATTTTACATACCAAGGTGCACGAATGTATAACGACCTTCCCAAAAATATAAAAGACGCACCAAGTTTACcaatctttaaaaataaattaaaatcacaTATACTTTCTGAAATTCCGATTATCTAAATACGGCCCTGACAAACGCAATGTCTTATCACCAGGCTTAGCAACCGGCCGGTTCCGATCACCCGGTGCCGTGCCACCGCGTAAAATATTAACATAAATTCAGCTACCTACCACACACATATCTTTTTTTtccaaaagagaaaaaaaaacatgtttatgtGATATATATATGTTTTGAGAAATATTCTATTTTTTGGTAGAATAAgtagttagttttatttaagtaataactttgtttaattatttattttaacatattatgtacctatgcaTGTAGGCGCTCACTACATTTGTAAAATACCTTtactcatagctgggcaccgttaatcaaatagttaacttcgttaatcgctaatccgttactaaaaaagttaacttcgttaatcgttaaagcgatacatttcgacaaatttaacgtaagttaaagttaattgataatccgttaacacgtgaaaaaaaaaataacttttctttaaatatttagttgcatcagtatccactataacgtattatatttctgtaaaagcccgaagtacagctagcctattgaactctaggctgcacgtggaaggcagtgatcgcgcctgagctactgccaagaggtgtgtcaggagagatgctggcggtgactgttgtggcactttgggcggtagaggctagggaagcgaatgtggtcgtaaataaggctcgaatttgctgccctatcactacaacagtcgccatggtaaagcttaggattcaccgaatcaaagttagtaaaagcaaatccacgtgaagaatccttttttaggtaatatttcggacttttagcaatcgacatcggtaaaacctaggatttaccggcaaatcataggatttgccgtacttcgggctgttatagtagcgttcagaacgtgtttttcgcaacgcagatggcgcctgtgccctactagattaacgattaacggactcggagaaatttaacggaagttaacgagtccgttaacattttttcaagttaacttaaaagttaatccgttaatcgaaatgttaacttcgttaattaacgattaacggattaacgagttaatgcccagctatgccttTACTCATTAAGTGAAATGTAATTATTTCTTTTGAGTTAATAAATGTCTTTAACCAGAGaaaatgacatcctatttcaggattCTAAGGACTAAAGGGGGTTATAAATgcgttaaatataagtacctacaataattatgtaaaaaagtaaaaataacatagcttaagaaacaaaaatctaaattttcttatgcactaaattataggaacactAAGAGCCTTAGTTAGTACCCAATGTACCcattaaccaattttttaactctaagctaagatttaaaatatggtggaaccaaatattcggccgaatgttcggttcggtaacagctgaacagaatgttcggccgaatattcgtattcggcaaagtccgtattcggcccatctctaattgagataatttgtccttgaaataacaacattgtggaaattgcacatagttcgaatttcaaaaaccagtttgctcaacttatcgggtttcaccagtaaaccctcggtGTGCTAATTTCATGTATTACTTGTAAAATTGGGAAGGTTTTCTGGCTGCGGCGTGGGTGAAAAGGAAGCTTTAGTTACCTTAGGAACTATTAAAGAGTCCTTATCAGGTTGCCAAAGAAGGTGCTGATGCGACGGTTTCTTCTTTGTTTCATTTGCTGTCGGTGTGGATTTAGCAAGTGGTTTCATCGTGTTAGAACTTGAATGAAGCGTAGTAGGTTGTTCACAGATTTGTGTTCCTGTTTTGTTATTTTATCAATATAAAGTCAAAGAATAACCACCGGATACTCATGTTTTGTGAGTTGTGTTTAGATAGTGTTCTCTTTTAAATAAGAATATGATTTAAAGCAAAATATCTTGTTGTAGTTTagtattcttataaaaaaatacttgtgcTGCGGtaacaaatacatataataaccGATCGTCCTCAATTCAACTCTCCATTTCTAAAGAATAGAATCTCAAGATATTTTGacattgactttttttttttttttaatggcatCGCGCTCCTGGCGCATTTAGCCAGCCGagtaaggcttcccacagacagtcttaaaaattcataatcttaaaaaaaacttgtatgcaatctgacagttcaaatctgtcagtgtcagtttgaactgtcagattgcatacaagttttttttaagattatgaatttttaagactgtctgtgggaagcctaaaaCGGGGAAACGGAATTAAAGGATTATTAAATAAACGGAAAATACGGAATTTTGGGGAGAGGATCAGGAAAAGGTGACATATTatttggcgaccggtctggcgcagtcggtagtgaccctgcctactgcgccgcggtcccgggttcgaatcccggtaagggcatttatttgtgtgatgagcacagatatttgttcctgagtcatggatgttttctatgtatacaagtatttatatattatattaatatatcgttgtctgagtacccacaacacaagccttcttgagcttaccgtgggcctcagtcaatctgtgtaagaatgtcctataatatttatttatttattatgttaaagTTTGATATTATGGctagaaataaatgaatataatgATTTAAATACATATGGGGAAGAATCAGAAATGAGAAGTAATGATGTAATAGTAGAGGGAAATGGAACTTTTAAATCTGACAGTTGATTCATCAACATAGTACGGTCATATAGGTTACATGAAAAGAAAATATGATTTGATTTGGCGTGATATTTCGGGTGCGTTCCGTTTTATCAAACTTGTGGGCATTGCACACGGGACGTGTAACGTGAATTTCCCGAATGTTATACTTTTCAACACACTTGCTCGTAATATTGATCTAATGAAACCCTTTTAGGCTCATAAGTCacgaaattattattttttttttgtcatgttAGCTAGCACTTTCACTGTAATATTAGCCAGTTGGGCCATAATAGTATAATAGTGAGTGAGTTTAgtgaaacgtcccactttgtcggttctAGTTACGGAGCTACGGGCAGTTTAGTGAAATATGGCAAAACCTACCGAAAATCGGTTTTCAATAAAAACTGATTAATAAGACTCTAATAAAGCTATTATTTTTATGCCGGTGCATAAATGTCAAATTTAAGCACCTTTTCAGGGCCTCAAAGTTTAGTGCCGaccgtcccactttgtcggttacataTGAAACCGTGGATATCATACTTGTGACTGTTTTAGGGAAAACTTCttgatgacgctagatgtcactacaaataacttgcatttactgaatggagttacaactcttctttccttacttattcctctatgcttttttaacccccgacgcaaaaacgacggggtgttataagtttgacgtgtttgtgtgtatgtctgtctgtgtgtttgtctgtctgtctgtggcatcgtagctctcgaacggatgaagcgattttgatttagttttttttgactgaaagctgagttagtcgggagtgttcttagccatgtttcatgaaaatcggtctactatgtcgcggtcgggggttttctcaaaaatttaattttacagacTATAGTCGGTGGAAATatggaaaataataaaactacataATAAATACACAGGTCTGTATAGTGAAACGTTGATAGTATCATGCAGTAGGTAAAGCCAGAAATATATGTCGAcacgccatcttgcggaatttcattcgaactattttcttcatactatactgaactgtcgccgcatacatcagaataacagcgccctcttgacaatattTATTCTAAAGCTTTATATGATCGCATAAAAACCCGGCGAGCTAAACCTATTGGTTTATGCTACTTTTGATTCTCAACATACTCAAAAAATCATTTACacttataattatgttaacCCCCTAAGGCActagtcccaccgcgagctagtaagctgtgagctatcggctaatataaaaacgaacaaaagataatcactcccgtgcaagtcaaagagacacggcgatgtttatagttactcgcccagcggtgagctatcaatatcgccgtgtctcttttatttgcacgggagtgattatctttaattcgtttttatagccgatagctcatagcttactagctcgcggtcagggctcggataccggttaaattttcaaaccgttatcatgtacctgcggacaaacctttaaacttcgttttcgctcgaaaaaccgctattttaaaccggtttttaggagaactctttcataaaggggtcgttcgattaaccggtttagaacaaaataaaccggtttattccgcagcatgataggtaatactgttttaaccaaacaaaaaactcgctgagtgaacgtaggtatttaggtgcgtctcgccgctcgtcgaataaaccggtttttttcggttaaaataaagttctcgtCGTCGTCGCTCTTTgaaaagttcggagtaaaatcgaaataaaccagttttaaccggtaaaaaataagccggttccgagccttgctCGCGTTGGCACCAGTGCCTTATAAtgtaaacgtacactaaagttatcaagccgatagttcgtttgtccctttccgattagtccgtttttacattatccgatccgatatcggatgtcggaccgatataccatacattacaggcgccatcctAGATTTTTTCCATTGGAATCCTTCCGATATGCGATATctgatcgtataatgtgaaaacggccttagtgtgatagaaagggacaaacgaactttatcggctagataactttagtgaacgtttatgattaagggcattttcagaatttgagaccccctaattagcgtaagttgttaacaaaaattaactcactgtcagttttgtcacgataattaagcatgaaatatctataaaaattgtttttgtgtattacataaactttaaaagcgataatctacatttaaatgtgaaaaaagtaaattttatgcttaattgtcgtcacaaaactgacagcgagttaatttttgttaacatacttacgctaattggggggtcccaaattctaaaaatgccctTAAGGGACTTAGTTTTCctaaatctttaaaatcaatATATTGCAGTCATTCTCTTGTTCTTTCACTTCATATTCAATATCCTTAACGTTTTTAGGAGAAATGTTAGCTGGAGAGAACGATACTTTCTTAGGAGGGCTTTTAGGTTTATACTGACCAATTTTAGTTTTGACCGGAGGCGTCTTTTTACTGACTTTCACCGTCCTATCATCTTTCTTTGCTAAACTTTTCCCAACGAAATCTTGAAAAGTGTCTATGAATTTAGACTGATTCGgcgaaacatttttattttctataGTAAAAGATCTGTTATTTTTAGGCGTTTTCAAGTTTTCAGTGCTTTGAAAAATTTTGCTTCTTTTAGGAGATATTTCATTCGATAAATCTgattttcttttaaaattaGCTAAAGCTAACTTCACATCGTCTTGTAAATTATCTTTATCAGAATCCATTTTTAATACGGAGTTGGAGCTAGtgatttcatcatcatcatcttcgaCATAGTTGTTTATAACGTCCATCATGTCTAAAGCTTTTCGCATGAGTTTCTTTAGCCCGTTGACATTGATTCTGGCCGCTTCGTTGACAATGGTCTCTGTTATTTTCTGGAACTGTAGATACAGGTCCGGGGTGTTGAGTTTACACGTGTTGCAGACCAATTCGTATTTTTCTCTGCACAGTTGACGATTTTCTTTGACAACCCAATCCGACATCACCTCTAGGTTTGCTGCAGTGATGGGCTTGAGGTCATTCTTGAACCACAGTTTGTCGCAAACCGAGCAAGCGTAGCCAAATTCATTGTCCAGAAAAGTTGATTTAAATCTCTTGATCGAGACCTTCCATTTCGTGTTCCAAGTAGATTGTGCCTGTTGTACTTGTACTAAATCTGAAGAAGTACTTGGTCGTACAGTGGTTTGTACTGGTTCTGCTGCCAAAGTTGACCTGCCAGTTGCAGAAGATGAGGATGCAGTCGTTGATTGTAACCAACCAGCAGATACACGTAGTCTGTAATTGCGTTTTCTTGCGGTCTCCGCTGCTCTCGCAGTAATCACTTCTGCAGGAGTTCTGGACGCTGCAATACGTTGTCTGTACTCACGTTGTCTCTGTGCCTTCGACTTTGGAGCAGCAGTTATTAGTGGTTCAGCGAATGGCATTGCAGACGTTGATACAGCAGCATCTTGCGTCATGTTGCTTGTTGAAGGTGGTGGAAGATCTGTGAGACCCATAGGTTCATCAGGTTGATCTGCCATAGCGTGATTGTTAGCGGTTCTGCAAAAAAATCATCGATATTTTATCAAATTAATTAAGTAATCAAACACTAATAATGATTGATATAGCCATTAAATCTTGTTAATATTTGATAACACACgttatttgaattaaaattttcgtaaacgtatccatactaatattataaatatgaaagtgtgtgtgtctgtttgtttgtctgtctttcacggcaaaacggagcgacgaattgacatgatttttagggttccgtagtcaactaggaacccttatagtttcgccatgtctgtctgtccgtccgtccgtccgcggataatctcagtaaccgttagcactagaaagagtagaaagctgaaatttggt
This window harbors:
- the LOC125231705 gene encoding uncharacterized protein LOC125231705, yielding MKPLAKSTPTANETKKKPSRQHLLWQPDKDPLIVPKIIRQYTRKKKADTVESLNNCQLASTTSTNVAATSPEQNNEQTNCTSLVNNHEEIMGRLYDIEIMDVDVKIENHVKTEEKPVSLNEVILDRTANNHAMADQPDEPMGLTDLPPPSTSNMTQDAAVSTSAMPFAEPLITAAPKSKAQRQREYRQRIAASRTPAEVITARAAETARKRNYRLRVSAGWLQSTTASSSSATGRSTLAAEPVQTTVRPSTSSDLVQVQQAQSTWNTKWKVSIKRFKSTFLDNEFGYACSVCDKLWFKNDLKPITAANLEVMSDWVVKENRQLCREKYELVCNTCKLNTPDLYLQFQKITETIVNEAARINVNGLKKLMRKALDMMDVINNYVEDDDDEITSSNSVLKMDSDKDNLQDDVKLALANFKRKSDLSNEISPKRSKIFQSTENLKTPKNNRSFTIENKNVSPNQSKFIDTFQDFVGKSLAKKDDRTVKVSKKTPPVKTKIGQYKPKSPPKKVSFSPANISPKNVKDIEYEVKEQENDCNILILKI